In one Mustela lutreola isolate mMusLut2 chromosome 8, mMusLut2.pri, whole genome shotgun sequence genomic region, the following are encoded:
- the LOC131838645 gene encoding olfactory receptor 9K2-like codes for MSDKGAGNHSDVTDFILVGFRVHPELHFILFLLFLLVYGMVLLGNISMMAIIVTGSQLNTPMYFFLGNLSFIDLSYSTVIAPKAMVNFLSEKKTISFVGCAAQCFFFALFIVTEGFILAAMAYDRFIAICNPLLYSVHMSKRLCTQLVAGSYLCGWLSSILQVSVTFSVSFCASRIIDHFYCDSYQIEKISCSNLSVNKMVSLSLAAFIILPTIVVIVVSYMYIVTTVLKIPSSKGRKKAFSTCSSHLGVVSLLYGTVSFVYLTPPSNPELRKVASVFYILVTPMLNPLIYSLRNKDVKQALGKILWKKKALH; via the exons ATGAGCGACAAGGGAGCAGGCAACCACTCAGATGTAACTGACTTCATTCTTGTAGGCTTCAGGGTCCATCCAGAGCTCCACTTTATCCTTTTTCTCCTGTTCCTGCTGGTCTATGGCATGGTCCTTTTGGGGAACATTAGTATGATGGCAATCATTGTGACTGGCTCCCAGCTGAATACACCAATGTATTTCTTTCTAGGCAATCTCTCCTTCATTGATCTCTCCTACTCCACTGTTATTGCCCCAAAAGCCATGGTCAACTTCCTGTCTGAGAAAAAGACTATCTCCTTTGTGGGGTGTGCTGCACAGTGTTTCTTTTTTGCCCTCTTCATTGTAACAGAAGGGTTCATCCTGGCAgccatggcctatgaccgcttcATTGCCATTTGCAATCCTCTTCTTTACAGTGTCCACATGTCAAAACGCCTTTGCACTCAGCTGGTGGCTGGTTCCTATCtctgtggctggctcagttccaTCCTCCAAGTCAGCGTAACATTCTCAGTGTCTTTCTGTGCTTCCCGAATCATTGATCACTTC tactgtgATTCTTACCAAATTGAGAAGATCTCCTGTTccaatctctctgtcaataagATGGTATCTCTCAGTTTGGCTGCCTTCATTATTTTGCCTACAATAGTTGTTATTGTAGTGTCTTACATGTACATTGTGACCACAGTCTTGAAGATTCCCTCCagtaaagggagaaagaaagcctTCTCCACCTGCAGTTCCCATTTGGGAGTGGTAAGTTTACTCTATGGGACTGTTTCCTTCGTGTATCTCACACCACCAAGCAATCCTGAACTTCGTAAAGTGGCTTCAGTATTTTACATACTGGTCACACCCATGTTAAACCCTCTGATCTATTCTCTAAGAAACAAGGATGTCAAGCAAGCTTTGGGGAAAATCCTGTGGAAGAAAAAAGCTTTacattaa